Proteins encoded together in one Pelagicoccus enzymogenes window:
- a CDS encoding glycoside hydrolase family 43 protein, translating to MDTNQTRVRMGGIYRLLQFVALCFSQRIHQCRIRFNTTLAKAQRYGFAFASIPFASAEVPEKAYLFPHFYWNGDSGMHLAWSRDGLSWELLNDGKSMITPVVGESKLLRDPSVARGPDGAYHMVWTDSWGSKTIGYASTKDFINWSEQKTIPVMVHEEGAQNSWAPEVFWDPDAENFIILWSTTLKGEFPETALSNRRPTRNHRIYCTTTEDFERFAPTRLYYDGGFNVIDAVLAKDGADWLMFVKHEQLSPTTQKNIRLVRGKTSHGPFSAPSNPISGDYWAEGPSPFKLGDYWYVYFDKHMFNAYGAVRSRDLENWEDVSETLSFPKDVRHGCFIEVDRSILEPLLAL from the coding sequence ATGGATACGAATCAAACACGAGTTAGAATGGGCGGGATATATCGGTTGCTGCAGTTCGTAGCGCTGTGCTTTAGCCAGCGTATCCATCAATGCAGGATTCGATTTAATACTACGCTGGCTAAAGCTCAGCGCTACGGCTTTGCATTCGCTTCGATTCCTTTCGCCTCCGCTGAGGTTCCGGAAAAGGCGTACCTCTTCCCCCATTTCTACTGGAATGGGGATTCCGGCATGCATTTGGCATGGAGTCGGGACGGGCTTTCATGGGAACTTTTGAATGACGGGAAGAGCATGATCACGCCAGTGGTAGGTGAATCCAAGCTCTTGCGCGACCCTTCTGTGGCGCGAGGACCGGATGGCGCTTATCACATGGTTTGGACGGATTCCTGGGGCAGCAAGACGATCGGTTACGCTTCAACCAAGGACTTTATCAATTGGTCAGAACAGAAGACCATACCCGTAATGGTTCATGAAGAAGGGGCGCAAAACTCTTGGGCGCCGGAAGTTTTCTGGGATCCGGACGCAGAGAATTTTATCATCCTATGGTCGACAACCTTGAAGGGTGAATTTCCAGAAACGGCCCTAAGCAACCGCCGACCCACTAGAAACCATCGTATTTACTGCACGACTACAGAGGACTTTGAGCGCTTTGCACCGACGCGGCTTTACTACGATGGCGGGTTCAATGTGATCGATGCCGTCCTGGCCAAGGACGGGGCAGACTGGCTCATGTTTGTGAAGCACGAGCAACTCAGTCCCACCACTCAAAAGAACATTCGCTTGGTTCGCGGTAAGACGTCGCATGGTCCTTTTTCGGCTCCCTCGAATCCGATTTCGGGAGATTATTGGGCGGAAGGCCCCTCGCCGTTTAAGTTGGGGGATTACTGGTATGTCTATTTCGACAAGCATATGTTCAATGCATATGGCGCGGTGCGATCCCGCGATCTGGAAAACTGGGAGGATGTTAGCGAAACCTTGAGTTTCCCAAAAGACGTGCGGCATGGCTGCTTCATCGAAGTGGACCGGTCGATACTCGAACCGCTTCTGGCTCTTTGA
- a CDS encoding DUF5060 domain-containing protein has translation MKQMNVFLRACLLALSLSSSAALLAETVEKWGLYEIELDGPSDGNPFLDVELEATFTNGYTSKTVSGFYDGEGIYRIRFMPEAVGEWRYTTQSNDWSLTKQSGTFTVTEPSEGNHGPVGVYETYHFAYADGTPYKQFGTTIYNWIDAPESLQEETLRTLAESPFNKARMLLTQQPTPYRNEYAPPRWPYVGTPPHDWDFTRFNPEFFRHYEKRIEQLRDLGIEADIILFNPYGKFGFESLDAEGDERFVRYVVARFGAYRNVWWSLANEYDFLKTKTEADWERIGRLVMQCDPFNHLRSIHNGHLLFDHRQDWVTHVSVQDGHACESPASAKIYRDAFRKPVVFDEIKYEGDAKFRWADLDGKGMTHRFWAAMMAGTYVGHGDYFNTLDEDTWTSFGGKILGDSVPRIAFLREIVEDGPKAGLNLIDSWMNPGMTGVAGEYYLQYFGRETPEEWEFKLYKGLEAGTRFKVEIIDAWNMSITPVKGIFEIGEKDGYYHYDTKGRKITLSGKPYQALRITRVD, from the coding sequence ATGAAACAAATGAACGTGTTTTTGCGGGCGTGCTTGCTTGCCCTTTCTCTCAGTTCCTCGGCTGCTCTATTGGCGGAAACCGTCGAAAAATGGGGCCTTTACGAGATCGAGCTCGATGGCCCGAGCGATGGGAATCCGTTTTTGGATGTCGAACTCGAAGCGACTTTCACGAATGGCTATACAAGCAAGACTGTATCCGGGTTTTATGACGGTGAAGGCATTTACCGTATCCGTTTCATGCCGGAAGCTGTAGGTGAGTGGCGTTATACGACACAAAGCAATGACTGGAGCCTAACCAAACAATCCGGAACATTTACGGTAACGGAGCCGAGCGAAGGCAACCACGGTCCGGTGGGCGTCTACGAGACCTATCACTTCGCCTATGCTGACGGTACGCCTTACAAGCAGTTCGGCACGACCATCTACAACTGGATAGACGCTCCAGAATCGCTCCAGGAAGAGACGCTGCGCACGCTTGCGGAATCGCCGTTCAATAAAGCCCGAATGCTTCTCACACAACAGCCCACGCCCTACCGCAACGAATATGCTCCGCCGCGTTGGCCTTATGTTGGGACGCCTCCTCACGATTGGGACTTCACGCGTTTCAATCCTGAATTTTTCCGCCACTACGAGAAGCGAATCGAGCAATTGCGAGATTTGGGAATCGAAGCGGACATTATCCTCTTCAACCCGTATGGAAAATTTGGATTCGAGAGCCTTGATGCAGAGGGAGATGAACGTTTCGTTCGCTATGTGGTAGCCCGCTTCGGCGCCTACCGAAATGTTTGGTGGTCATTGGCTAACGAATACGATTTTCTTAAGACAAAGACCGAAGCGGACTGGGAGCGCATCGGGCGTCTTGTGATGCAATGCGATCCGTTCAATCACCTTCGTTCGATTCACAACGGACATTTGCTCTTCGACCATCGCCAAGACTGGGTAACGCATGTGAGCGTGCAAGACGGCCATGCCTGCGAGTCACCTGCTAGCGCCAAGATCTACCGGGACGCCTTTCGCAAGCCGGTCGTTTTCGACGAGATCAAGTACGAGGGAGATGCTAAGTTCCGCTGGGCGGACCTAGATGGCAAGGGCATGACCCATCGATTCTGGGCAGCCATGATGGCTGGAACCTATGTAGGTCACGGCGATTATTTCAATACTCTGGACGAAGACACATGGACTTCGTTCGGGGGTAAGATCCTCGGTGATAGCGTGCCGCGCATCGCTTTTCTGCGAGAGATTGTAGAGGACGGTCCCAAGGCCGGGCTCAATCTGATCGACAGTTGGATGAACCCTGGCATGACGGGGGTAGCAGGGGAGTATTACCTGCAGTACTTTGGCCGTGAAACGCCGGAGGAGTGGGAGTTCAAGCTTTACAAGGGGCTAGAGGCGGGGACCCGATTCAAGGTCGAGATTATCGATGCGTGGAATATGTCGATCACACCAGTGAAAGGTATCTTCGAGATTGGCGAAAAGGACGGGTATTACCACTACGATACCAAGGGGCGGAAGATAACGCTCAGTGGCAAACCTTACCAGGCGCTTCGTATCACGCGTGTAGACTAG